Proteins encoded within one genomic window of Glycine soja cultivar W05 chromosome 1, ASM419377v2, whole genome shotgun sequence:
- the LOC114418070 gene encoding zinc finger protein ZOP1-like isoform X2 — protein sequence MTEYWVSQGNKWCDFCKIYISNNPGSIRNHELGQRHKDNVSKRLAAMRKENIAKEKEQKETARAIEQIEAKAQRSYQKDKVKFEETRESHELDDQGKWVTQEEAYASPHFTSNAGHNGPTAKKSLSTSQSKSDENKGNKFNNGSSPGPVVTTSLNPKRNVKAAPSSLAVGKRKRPGEKSKVISDEEKAALKAREAARKRVQEREKPLLGLYNKPY from the exons ATGACTGAG TACTGGGTCAGCCAGGGCAACAAATGGTGCGACTTTTGcaaaatttatatatcaaaCAACCCTGGAAGCATAAGGAATCATGAGCTTGGCCAACGTCACAAAGATAATGTTTCCAAGAGGTTGGCTGCTATGAGAAAAGAGAATATTGCTAAGGAGAAAGAACAGAAAGAAACTGCTCGTGCCATTGAGCAAATTGAAGCA AAAGCGCAACGTAGCTATCAAAAGGATAAAGTGAAGTTTGAGGAGACGAGAGAATCACATGAATTGGATGACCAAG gCAAGTGGGTGACACAGGAAGAAGCATATGCCTCCCCTCACTTTACATCTAATGCCGGGCACAATGGACCAACTGCAAAGAAATCCTTGTCAACATCACAGTCCAAATCAGATGAAAACAAAGGAAATAAGTTTAATAATGGATCTTCACCAGGGCCAGTTGTTACAACTTCTTTGAATCCCAAAAGAAATGTGAAAGCTGCTCCTTCATCTCTTGCGGTTGGAAAGAGAAAGAGACCTGGTGAAAAATCCAAGGTTATCTCTGATGAAGAAAAAGCAGCTCTAAAGGCAAGAGAGGCTGCAAGGAAAAGAGTACAGGAGAGGGAGAAACCCTTGCTTGGCCTTTACAACAAGCCTTACTAA
- the LOC114418070 gene encoding zinc finger protein ZOP1-like isoform X1, whose translation MTEYWVSQGNKWCDFCKIYISNNPGSIRNHELGQRHKDNVSKRLAAMRKENIAKEKEQKETARAIEQIEAKAQRSYQKDKVKFEETRESHELDDQEWEFDSSTGYYYHKTNGFYYDQKSGFYYSDAIGKWVTQEEAYASPHFTSNAGHNGPTAKKSLSTSQSKSDENKGNKFNNGSSPGPVVTTSLNPKRNVKAAPSSLAVGKRKRPGEKSKVISDEEKAALKAREAARKRVQEREKPLLGLYNKPY comes from the exons ATGACTGAG TACTGGGTCAGCCAGGGCAACAAATGGTGCGACTTTTGcaaaatttatatatcaaaCAACCCTGGAAGCATAAGGAATCATGAGCTTGGCCAACGTCACAAAGATAATGTTTCCAAGAGGTTGGCTGCTATGAGAAAAGAGAATATTGCTAAGGAGAAAGAACAGAAAGAAACTGCTCGTGCCATTGAGCAAATTGAAGCA AAAGCGCAACGTAGCTATCAAAAGGATAAAGTGAAGTTTGAGGAGACGAGAGAATCACATGAATTGGATGACCAAG AATGGGAGTTTGACAGCAGTACAGGCTATTACTACCATAAAACAAATGGATTTTACTATGACCAAAAGTCAGGATTTTACTACTCTGATGCCATTG gCAAGTGGGTGACACAGGAAGAAGCATATGCCTCCCCTCACTTTACATCTAATGCCGGGCACAATGGACCAACTGCAAAGAAATCCTTGTCAACATCACAGTCCAAATCAGATGAAAACAAAGGAAATAAGTTTAATAATGGATCTTCACCAGGGCCAGTTGTTACAACTTCTTTGAATCCCAAAAGAAATGTGAAAGCTGCTCCTTCATCTCTTGCGGTTGGAAAGAGAAAGAGACCTGGTGAAAAATCCAAGGTTATCTCTGATGAAGAAAAAGCAGCTCTAAAGGCAAGAGAGGCTGCAAGGAAAAGAGTACAGGAGAGGGAGAAACCCTTGCTTGGCCTTTACAACAAGCCTTACTAA
- the LOC114418082 gene encoding uncharacterized protein LOC114418082: MPSPVQPSHSPSSAEGEKHARKQLDREIRDMVSAITDRVTDFHKPGSTNHMENDGEHGLSMVTLVGNNNGATMKSEFDEKSGNPSHGDEPEALSTYVNSNFQAINNSVMLGGSYQTNDPGVHMDISDFSTEHEQHHRSHYQKEEKHGKKGKKIEKKASKSRHLSSSSSEDSD, translated from the coding sequence ATGCCTTCACCAGTGCAGCCAAGTCACTCTCCATCATCTGCTGAAGGTGAGAAACATGCACGCAAGCAATTGGATAGAGAGATTAGGGACATGGTCTCTGCCATCACTGACAGGGTCACAGATTTTCACAAACCAGGCTCAACCAACCATATGGAGAATGATGGTGAACATGGTTTGAGCATGGTCACCCTTGTAGGAAACAACAACGGCGCCACTATGAAAAGTGAATTCGACGAAAAATCAGGCAACCCTTCTCATGGTGATGAGCCTGAGGCACTGAGCACCTATGTTAACAGCAACTTCCAAGCCATCAACAACTCAGTCATGCTTGGTGGAAGTTACCAGACCAATGATCCAGGTGTGCACATGGATATCTCAGATTTCTCCACTGAGCATGAGCAGCACCATCGAAGTCACTACCAGAAGGAAGAAAAGCATGGgaagaagggaaagaaaatagagaaaaaagctTCCAAATCCAGacatctttcatcatcatcatcagaagATTCTGATTGA